One Dromiciops gliroides isolate mDroGli1 chromosome 3, mDroGli1.pri, whole genome shotgun sequence DNA segment encodes these proteins:
- the REXO2 gene encoding oligoribonuclease, mitochondrial, translated as MRRGFLSFGLLRNLAGSGGRLGARGLRDGAAMAAGESMAQRMVWVDLEMTGLDIEKDQIIEMACLITDSDLNILAEGPNLIINQPDELLDSMSEWCKEHHGKSGLTKAVKESTITLQQAEYEFLSFVRQQTPPGLCPLAGNSVHADKKFLDKYMPQFMKHLHYRIIDVSTVKELCRRWYPEEYEFVPKKAASHRALDDISESIKELQFYRNNIFKRKTDEKKRKIIENGENEKTVS; from the exons ATGAGAAGAGGCTTCCTAAGCTTCGGGTTGTTGCGAAATCTGGCCGGGAGCGGGGGGCGACTCGGGGCGCGGGGCCTCCGAGACGGAGCGGCCATGGCGGCGGGGGAGAGCATGGCGCAGAGGATGGTCTGGGTGGACCTGGAG ATGACGGGATTGGACATAGAGAAGGACCAGATCATTGAAATGGCCTGTCTCATAAcagactctgacctcaacatttTGGCTGAA GGTCCTAACCTGATTATAAATCAGCCAGATGAGTTGTTGGACAGCATGTCAGAATGGTGTAAGGAACATCATGGGAAG TCTGGTCTTACCAAGGCAGTGAAGGAGAGTACAATTACACTGCAGCAGGCAGAGTATGAATTTCTGTCCTTTGTACGACAGCAGACTCCTCCGGGGCTCTGTCCACTTGCAG GAAATTCAGTTCACGCAGATAAGAAGTTTCTTGACAAATACATGCCCCAGTTCATGAAACATCTTCATTATAGGATAATTGATGTGAGCACTGTTAAAGAACTGTGCAG ACGCTGGTATCCAGAAGAATATGAATTTGTACCAAAGAAGGCTGCATCTCACAG GGCATTGGATGACATCAGTGAAAGCATTAAGGAACTTCAGTTTTATCGGAATAATATCTTCAAGAGAAAAACagatgaaaagaagaggaaaattatagaaaatggagaaaatgagaagacTGTGAGTTGA